The Candidatus Eisenbacteria bacterium DNA window CGCCTCGGGGCCGAGTCCGGCCTCGAGCTGGTCGGCCAGGCCCTCGCGCTGAACCCCGCGGCTCGCCTCGTCGTGCTCACCGGCTACGGCAGCATCGCCACTGCGCTTGAGGCGGTGCATCGCGGAGCAACCCACTACCTGACCAAGCCCGCCGACGCCGACGACATCGAGCGCGCTTTCACGGGTGTGACGCACTCTCCTCCCGGTGCGACGGACGAGGTGCCGATCCCCTCACTCGCCCGGGTCGAGTGGGAGCACATCAACCGGGTCCTCGCCGACTCGGGCGGAAACATCTCCGAGGCCGCACGCCGCCTCGGATTGCACCGCCGCTCCCTCCAGCGC harbors:
- a CDS encoding response regulator; its protein translation is MSARSILIVDDDERLRSRLARAFTDRGYTVYEAADVASATAVLRDQRPERVVVDLRLGAESGLELVGQALALNPAARLVVLTGYGSIATALEAVHRGATHYLTKPADADDIERAFTGVTHSPPGATDEVPIPSLARVEWEHINRVLADSGGNISEAARRLGLHRRSLQRKLAKYPTRR